The sequence CTTCTCCGGGCTCTTCACCTTCATCTTCCTCATGTTggcctgcctgtgctgcaagAAGGGAGACATCGGCTTCAAGGtgagcactggggggggggggattaggggtgggcagggggggccAGGCTACTGTGCAGCCCCCGTGCATCCCCCCGGGCTCAGCATCACCGTGGGCTGTATCCTGACCCTGTGCCAAATGGTGCCGGGAtgctgcagggctcagcatCACCTCGGGTCGTAtcctgacccccccccagggctccccGCTGCACGGGGCCAGGCCATGGCATGGTTAAGGGCCGGCCACAGTCCCACCCGCACGCCCCCGGGGTGGGAGGCACCCTGACCTCAGAGGCACAGAATGTGCCGAGAAACACTTTTCCCTAATTGCTGGCATTTTTGTGGAGGCTTGCGGCGCCCGCGGCAGGAGGGGGGTCAGgcaaggagggaggggggacgCACGCTGGGGCCCGTTGTGTAACCGTCCCACACCGTCCGGAGCACCTCTCCGTGCCACAGGGGAACAATGAGCCCCCTCGTGCCCCCCTGCTGGCTATATAGGGGCGCCGAGCCGCCGCCGGGCACTGCCCGTGCCCGGTGGGTTGTGGCGCACGGCACCCCGAGGGGCAGCGCTGCCGGCGGCGTTGGCAGCACCATGAGAGGCggtggggcaggggcagggcgaTGCTCACCCTCGCCTACCTGCTCGCCAAGGCGGCTTTTGGGAGCCGGGCGCTGGATGGGTGCCACCACCAGGtattggggctgggggctggggcagcgccTGGTGCTTGGGGGAAGCTTCTTGGGGTCTCCGTGCACGGGGCTGTGCGATGCGCAGGGGGTGTGGGGCGAGCTGCGGGGAGCCTGTGGGGTCAGTTGTCTCTGCTCggtgtgtccccccctcccctgcgCGCCCCCCTCCGCCCCGGCCCAGGAGTTTGAGAACGCCGAGGGGGACGACTACGTGACGGAGTTCTCGGCCCAGGGCTCGCCCGCCCCGCAGCATGGCCCCGAGGTTTACATCCTGCCCCTCACCGAGGTCTCGCTGCCCATGGCCAAGCAGCCGGGGCGCTCAGGTAAGCCGGGGGGtgggcaccgggacccccctgTGCGCCCTGATCCTGTACCGCCGTGCCGTGGGGTGGGCACGGGAGGGGTGACCCCTGCCAAAGGGTTTATTTAGCCAAAGGGTTTATTTAGCCAAAGGGTTTAGCCAAAGCAGCTTccaggcggggggggggggattctGAGGCCCCTCTGCACAAGGCAGCACCCCAAACCCTCTCCTGGCACCAAGGGGAGCAGCGTGCGTCCCCAACGGGGTGCAGCGGGACACGGAGTGCCCTGTCCCATGCCatccaccagccccagccctgcgtAAACAAGGCAGTGAGTGGGAGAGGAATCcagggggggaccggggggggccgggaccGCTGTGCCACAGCCCCCTCGCTCCCATTGTGGCGCTCCCCGGCTTGGAGAATGGCAGCAGTGTGATGGGGCCGGCGCGGTGCGGGGTGGCGCAGCGCAGCCCAACAATGGCCCCATTGCTGCACCCCTTGGCATGGGTGCCTGGGGGGGCAGGACCTGCACCGGGAGGGGGCcgggagcaggggggggggcTAAATGCCAGCGCTGCAGCTCGGCTGCGCTCTgctctccccatccctggggaggagaaggggtgCGGGGACGGTGCCCGGGCACACCGGTGCCCCACGTCCCGCAGCCAGCACGACCCCGAGAGGATGCCCGGCAGGGAGAGCGCCCTGGCTGCggggtgcctggggctgcccccccccatgATGAGGGGACAGCAGCCGGGGACAGCGTGGGGTGGCACAGCGGGGGCACCGGGACTCGGCCGGCACCGGCGGGTAACGGGGGGCTGGCTGAGCGCgggggcacagggctgtggGGGCGCACGGGCAGCTGGATGTGCCCCTTTACAGTGCAGCTCCTCAAATCCGCGGACCTGGGGCGGCAGAGCCTGCTGTACCTGAAGGAGATCGGCCATGGGTGGTTCGGAAAGGTGAGTGCCAAGCCgggggggcagagctggggccgTGGGGGTATGGGGACATCGGGATAGTGGGATATTGGGATAGTGAGATATTGGGGCAGGGGGATGTCAGGACACCAGGGCACTGGGGCAGGGAGTGTGCCAGAATCCAGGGCTGCTCCAGCTCTCGTGCCACGCCGGgacgggggctgcagggggctgcgtGTGCCCGTTGGGATGCCAAATGTAGGTTTAGGGCCGGGGATTGTTGGTGAGGATTTAGCGGGACGCCTCTGCCCCTTGCCCCGAGGTGTTCCTGGGGGAGGTGAACTCGGGCATCAGCAGCACCCAGGTGGTGGTGAAGGAGCTGAAGGCCAGCGCCAGCGTGCAGGACCAGATGCAGTTCCTGGAGGAAGCGCAGCCCTACAGGTGGGTGCGGGGTCGCTCCGTGGTGCCGATCCTGCGCCGGGCACATCCCCAAACTacgggctgccccccccccccgtgtcacAGCTGGCTGAGCAGAGCTGTCACAGGGAAGGTGCTGGGTGCCTGGCTGAGCTCTCCATGCAGCACGGCTCCGTCCCGGGGCTCGCTGGCTgcggggagctgctggtgcccAGCCCCGGCTGCGCTGAGGTCATGGGCACGGAGGGAGGGGGGCACGGAGCCGGCCTGTGCCCTGCGAGAGCTGAACAAATGCCCCTTTGTGGCGTGTCCTGGGGTGCTGGGACACAGTGGTACCCGCTCCCAGCCCTTCCCGTCAGCCCTCGCGCCCCGGGGGGCCCCCCCAGTGctgccaccccccccacccccagctccgGTTGTCTCGGTGGCAGCCCCGCGGTGCCGACGTGCCCCTCGCTCTGCCCCTCGCAGGGCTCTCCAGCACACCaacctgctgcagtgcctggccCAGTGCGCCGAGGTCACCCCGTACCTGCTGGTGATGGAGTTCTGCCCGCTGGTGAgtccccccctgtccccaaggAGCCACCATGGGGCTGTGGCTAGCCCCTGTGGCCACTCGAGCTGCCGGACGGCGTGCCATCGTTGCGGGGAGGCACAAAGCACGGCTCTGCCAGGCTTGGCACGGCTCAGCCgagagcagagccagcccctggggcaggagggcagcggggTGACGGTGGCACCGCCCCGCAGGGTGACCTGAAGGGATACCTGCGGAGCTGCCGGGGGGCCGACACCATGGCCCCCGACCCGCTGACCCTGCAGAGGATGGCGTGCGAGGTGGCCTGCGGCGTCCTGCACCTGCACAGGAACAACTACATCCACAGGTAGGCtgcctgggggggtggggggtgaggttgggcagcccccccaggacGCCGGCGTCCCCCCAgacctctgctcctcctgcccaaCAATATCCTGGTGCTGAGTGAGTTGCACACGGAGACTCCAGCATCAGTGATTTTGTTGAGGAAGGGGAGCGCTGCCGTCGGGGCCACCCCACCTGAGCCGGGCTGCTCGGGTGCAACCCTGCGAGCGATGCTGTGGCTGCGGGGAGGGTCGTGGGGGGCATGGCTGTGCTGGATGGGGGGGGTCCTGCGGGCATCCCAGCCTCGGTGGGCCCTGCggcacctgggggggggtctccccGCGCGGTCCTGGTGTGCGCCCCAGCTGCGCGCACCCCCTccagggctggtgccagcaggggTAGGAGGTGCCCGGGCGTGCGTTGCTCGGGGAACCTGCTTTCTGCTCGGCTCGGCGCCTgacggatggacggacggacagaGGCGCAGCTGGGGCGCAGCGCAGGAATTCCTGCTGTGCATTTGCTGCCTGCTTTTATCGGCACGCCCGGCGCTTGGCCGCCGCACAGCCACCccgctcctgctcctgctcctgctccccgcCACGGTGCTGCCCGGGGtgccctgtgtccccccccctaCCCCCTGGGGGTGGTGACAGCGCCGAGGTTTGCTTGGCAGCGACCTGGCCCTGCGGAACTGCCTGCTGACCGCCGACCTGACCGTCAAGATCGGGGACTACGGGCTCTCGCACTGCAAGTACAAAGTAAGGCTGGTTTGGGTGAGCAGGGGGGGCAGCGCTTGGcttgggtggggggggggctcagggacACACACACCTCTCCAACCCTTCCCTGCCGTgccagggcagcccctgccccatgccCTTTGCTGGGGCAGCGGGTGGGTGCTTCCCCGGAGACCACCACCCCGAGCTGTCCTTGTTGGCTCGTCCCCAGGCAGCCCAAGCTCCGTGGCACGAGCAGGGCTTTGCTCCCAAAAAGTGCCTGGGCTGGATTTTCCCCTTGGAAGCTGCAGAaacggcagggctggggctgggaggcagaaggCGAACAgtgggaggaggctgggggtctGCCAGGGGCTCAGGATGGGGAGACAgcgggagcaggagggagggaggaggcagaaagCAGGAACGGcacggtggggctgggggctgcagagggagcagagcaggcactGAGGGGCTCGGGGTGAGGTTATGGGGTGgcacagcggggctgggggggtgtggggaggctGGCGTGGCGCTGTGGCCGGTCCCTTACGCGTAGGTTTGACGTTCTCTTCTCGTACTGACCCTGCATACTTGGCAGGACGACTACTTCGTGACGGCCGACCAGCTCTGGGTGCCGCTGCGCTGGATCGCCCCCGAGCTCATCGACGAAGTGCACGGCAACCTGCTCATCGTGGACCAGACCAAGGCCAGCAACGTCTggtgagcagggcagggggggcacggggggggctgctgccagcacggcTCGGTCTCGAGGCACCCGCTGACATAAGCAGGAGACGTCGGGGCGCATCGTTTGTGGGGCTGCGGGATGGcggtgggattttttttgggggggtccccgtGTGCTCAGCATCCCGCCGTGCCCGCAGGTCGCTGGGCGTCACCATCTGGGAGCTGTTTGAGCTGGGCAGCCAGCCCTACGACCACTACTCCGACCGCCAAGTGCTCGCCTACGCCAtcaaggagcagcagctgaagctgcCCAAGCCCCAGCTGAAGCTGTCGCTGGCGGAGCGCTGGTGAGCGCATCCTGCCCCCTTCCTCTCCATATTTCCCCGGGGTGTGGGGGTCTTTCTCGGGGTCCACCCCGTGCCACGGCTCCGGCACGGCGAGGCGCTGCTGGGGCCGGAGCAGAGCGGCCGTGCTGAGCCCCCTGTTCGCCACGGCAGGTACGAGGTGATGCAgttctgctggctgcagcccgaGCAGCGCCCGACGGCCGAGGAGGTGCACCTGCTGCTCTCCTACCTCTGTGCCAAAGGTGCCACGGAGGCCGAGGAGGAGTTCGAGAAGCGCTGGAACTCCATGAAGCCCAACAGCAGCGCCAGCGGCAGCCACCACGGCGCCGAGCTCTCCTCCTTCCCGCTGCTGGAGCAGTTCTCGGCCGACGGCTTCCCCTCGGACGGGGACGACATCCTCACCGTGATGGAGACCAGCCACGGCCTCAACTTCGAGTACAAGTGGGAGCACACCAAGACCGAGCACTTCCAGGCCCCCCTGGGGTCCCTGAGCCCCAGCAGCGCCGCCCGCTACCACGACCTCTACTACCCGGCCGCCTCCGCCGGGCGCCTCAGCCTGGGGGTCTCGCCCTCCTGCTACGAGTGCAAGCAGCCCGGCTGCCCAGGCCTCCCCGCCCCCGGCGTGGTGCCCATCCTGGGTGCCCACAGCCCCTCTCTCGGCAGCGAGTATTACATCCGCATCGAGGGGCCGGCCGAGGGCAGCGCCGAGCTGGACTACGCCATGTGCTCCTACAGCCCCGAGGGCGAGCGGGGCTCCCCGCGGCCCCCGTCCTGCTGGAGACCCCAGGGCACGCGGGGCGGCAGCACCTACGACTCCGACAGCAGCCCCACCGTCTCCCTCAGCATGGAGCCGCTGCTGGGCCACGCGCCGGCGGGCGAAGGCTCGTGGGAGTGCGCTGAGTACTACCCCTACGCCTGCCCGGGGCAGGAGCAGCGCGGCTACGAGCCGTCCCCCGGCCACGGGGCCGAGCGGTACCTGCTGGAGGATGAGCACAACGAGCCGGGTGGCAAGGACTGGCCCGTGCCCGGCTTCCAGCACAGCATCTTTGGCGACCCTCTGGGTGTCTCCCCATCGGTGAACTGCGCCTACAGCCCCCGGGGGtacgggcagcccccggggcagAGCGCAACCCGGCCGGACTGCGTGGCGCTGGAGCTGGGCGATGACagccccccgggagccccccaCCCGGAGGGtgccagccccccagccccgcagcaaCCCTGGGCCTCCAACAGCTCCTCCAACAACAACATCGGTGGCAGCCCGGCCGCCCGCGAGCCCGGGGACAGCTGGTGCTACCGCCGCATGATCACCTTCCGCGGGCTGATGGCCAAGCCGCTGGGCACCGTGCCGCGCGGCCAGCCCCAGCTCGGGGGGTCCCCACCGGGCCTCGATTTTCGCCGCCCTcgggggcaggagcaggcccctgGCATGGCTGGCAGCTCCTCCCCGTGCCGCTCGCCCTCCCCACGGAGCCAGGCCTGGCAGAACCGTGACTCATCAGCCTCTGGCTGCTCTCAGACGGTGGCGATGGCGCTGGCTGGTGGCCCCGGCACGCCACGGGGCCCTggcgcagccccagcagccgTATCCGGGCCCCAGCCATGCCCGCAGGATGCCCACCCGGCCGAGGGCACGGAGGTGAgcagccctgcccgcagccctgtGCCGTGCGCCGCCgctgcgctggggctgggggaggctgcccCCATGGCTGGCACCGCTGCCCCGAACCCTGGGACCCCCACGGAGCCCGGTGTAGACGGTGCCCAGCCTACAGCGGAGGCTGCTGAGGCACCGGTGCCCGGGGAGGCGGCTGCGGACAGCAGCACGTGTCCTGCCAGCGACACGGACAGGACCCCGGACAAGACGTTTTCCAGCGCCAGTTTCCCCGCTGGGGACGAGGGGAGCGACGAGGACACGGCGGAGCTGACCTCCGGCGTCTTCACCGACTTCTCCGGGGACTACATGGAGAGGGTGGACATGGCCCCGGCGTTCAAGTCCCTGCAAAAGCAGGTGGGGACACCGGATTCCCTGGAGTCCCTGGACATCCCCtccacagccagctcctgcGAGGTGTTCAGCCCCACCGCCTTCGCGCCCGCGGGGCAGCCCAAGGCGCTCGACAGCGGCTACGACACCGAGAACAACGAGTCCCCCGAGTTCGTCCTCAAGGAGCCCCACGAGCCCCGAGAGCCAGAGGCTTTTGGCCAGCTGGGGAAGCCTCCCCCAGGGTTGCCGGGGGCTGAGGGCGAGGTCCCGGCCCCCGAGACGCGGCTCTCGGCGTCTTTCAGCACCGAGCTCCACGGCCTCTCCGAGAAGAACCCGTACCGTGACTCTGCCTACTTCTCCGACTACGACACCGAGGCCGAGCGCGGCCCCAAGGACGACGAGGACAGTGACGGGTCCGACAGCCCGGAGGCAGAGAAGGAGGGGTCCCAGCCCCATGCACAAGACCTGGCACAAGCCCCTGGGCTGGGCGAGGACCCGCTGCACCCCCCAGGAGCCCCTGGGAGCCCCCCGGCAGCGCCCAGCACAGCGGAGGCATCTGAAGCGCCGGACATGGGGGTCTCTGCAGGGGACTGGAGgggggcagaggctggggaTGCCCCGGCTGGCCCCACAGCACAAGAGGCTGGCACCGACCTGCGAGCCATGGGGCCAGGCACAGATGGAGACACCCCAGGGGTCTGCAGCGTCCCCCCGGGCTCTGTGCCACCCAAGACTTTCTTCTTGTCCCCAGTGCCAACGAGCCCCGAGGagccagcaccaggcagagGGACCCCCGAGGCTGAGGGCATCCCCGGACTGGGGGGGGATGCGTCCGGGGGCGAACAGACTGTGTCCCCCAcgccagggctgggggaagcGGGGCTGTCCCCAGAGGGCACCGGGGTGGGCATCGCCCCCGGAGGGGACGCGCCAGGGGGTCCCAGCACGCCGCTATCGGGGGGTGAGTCACCGGTGCGCTCCCCCCCGGGGCTCTCCCTGCTCCCGTGCACCCGGGAGCCACGGCCGGCCACCTCGGAGCGCCGAGAGgagccggaggaggaggaggaggacacgGAGGACAGCGACGAGTCGGACGAGGAGCTGCGTTGCTACAACATCCAGGAGCAGAGCGAGGAGAGTGAGGAGGAGCCGGCGGCCGTGCCCATCGTGGTGGCCGagagccacagcagcaggaacctGCGCAGCCTCCTCAAGATGCCCAGCCTGCTCTCCGAGGCCTTCTGCGAGGACCTGGAGCGCAAGAAGAAGGCCGTGTCCTTCTACGACGATGTCACCATCTACCTCTTCGACCAGGTGAGGGCAGAGCCTGGGGAGGGCGCACGGTGGTGGGCACGGCGCGGGGGCGCTTTGAGCCCCGGGCTTGCCACCAGCGAGCCACCAGCATCTCCTCCTTCCCAGGAAAGTCCCACGCGGGAGCTGGGCGAGCAGAGCTTCCCGGATGCCCCCGAGCCTtcagggcagcccccagccagcgGCAGCCCCACGAGCCCCACGAGCCCCGCCAGCCCCACGGACAGGCTGAGCGCCTCCGACGACTCCTCGGACGGCAACGCCTCGGAAGAGAGTAAGGGGGCAgtgggggcagcggggtggcGGTGGGGCCGGGCGGGTGACCCCCCCTGCACGgtgggctcagccccagccccctcgCTCTGCGTCACAGGCGGTGGCTTCGAGTGGGACGACGACTTTCCGCTCATGCCGGTGAAGCCGTCGCTGATGTCCTCGCTGTCGGGGACGCCGGCGGAGCCCGACCCCTCCGTCCCCGCGCTGCTGCCGGCCCCCAAGCAGGTGCTGCCCCTCCAGTTCTCCCGTTTCACGGTCTCGCCTGCCCCGGTGTCCCGCTTCTCCATCACCCACGTCTCCGACTCGGATATGGACTCCATAGGAGGTGAGGTCCCGCCGCGTGCCCACCCTGGGGGTCCCCAACTACCCCACAGGGCCACCCCTTGCAGCCCGGACACTTGGTGCCCTGTGCCCCCTCGGGGACCAGTCACCCCTGGGCCACCTCATCCCTATGAGCACTGTACCCAGTGCCCTGCTCACGCCAAATCTCTGCTCCTTTCCAGGCAGCAGCGAAGACGGTGACCGGGAGTGAGCCACCCTGGGTGCTCAGCTGCTagcggcaccggcaccggcaccggccgGCGGCCACGGAGGACAGACAGGGGCAGAGCCGGAGTGGGACCTGACCCGGGCTCATGGCACCGAGCTccgatattttttttttttaaggggattTGGTCGGAAGGAGTttttgggtgctgctgctggtcgGAGCCGGGCACGGCCCGGGGCGAGGCGGTGGGTGCCGGCCGTGCGTGCGCGAGCGGATGGCTGCGCGTgtatacatagatatatatatatagacatatatatatataaattagaGCATTCACGGGGTAGTGCCCTGACCTTGCTAACATTTGCGGagtcccccccaccccagtgAAGACCCCCACCCCTTTGGCTTCTCGCCCACGTGTGCTCCCGAGGCGGTGTTTGTCCCCACACGTCCCCCCTGTGCCGTGCACCTCAATGTTCCCCCACCGTGTCCCTCCCTGCCCGGGCTGGCGCTGGCTCTtggtggctggggagggggtctgggggggttaCAGGGGGTGCAGCACGGCTCGAGGGGGCTGGGGAGCTCCCAGCCCTTGCGTTTTGCCTGGTCCttctggggagcagcccccggcgCGGGGAGGGACCCCCCCAGGGGGCTgagaagctggggagggggagcgcCAACCCgactatttttgtatttaaagaaaaggaaaaaaaatactaaaaaaaaacaacaaaacttgcTGTTGACAGAACTCACATTGACGCGGTTTTAAGTTATTGTTGCCAAAGAGATGTAAAGAGTTTGTGGAGGcattctggggggggggggggggtcttgcGGTTTGTTCgttcagggtttttttgttgttgttttctttttttttcttttttttttaattcatttaaggCTTAGGATAATTGTGCAATTCCAGCTTCCAGAAGGAAATGGGACTAAGCGGAGCTGAGCGAAACCTTGAAATCAGGGCTGTTTCCTTTGGGGCCAATAGACCAAACCCTGAGGTGAGAAATGCCCCCCCCCagacctccccccccccagcccctccccgtgtcctGCAGCCCGGGCTGGCTCCCGTGGGTGCGTGGGGTGagtgcacacacaaaaacacacacacacaaacgcACACGTGTGGCTACGTGccatgggatgggatgggggctgcttttggccccgggggggggctcggtgctgcagcaccagccCATTCCCCAGCATGGCACAGTTAAAATGCCAGGGGGTGACCTCGCACCTTCTCCAGCCCACCCTGCGCTCGTGCCTGCTGCCGGTGCCACCTctttgtcccccccccagggacgagtggggtccccagccccagccccgaaGGCCGGGGAGGCTGCGCCTGCCCCGTGCCCTCCCTTCCTAATTTACCCAGCTCAATCAGTGCTTTAATTAAGCGCTTTATTTCAGCTCCAACCCAGCCCTaaccccctgtccccagccatgcCCTAGCACCAGGCTCCCTGCTTTGCAACCAGGGGtgctcagccccctgcccacccccccccagccctcccgtgtccccccccagcccagggttTGGTCTATGGCGTGCGAGGCAGCTGCCTCTGGAGGGCAGCATGAGAACAGAGCTGTGTGcgggattattttttttaaaaacagaaaaaggcgATGATTATTACATTGTATATTTTACCAAATACGGGTCataactgctgtattttttaatcagtgctGATTTCCATACAGCTCCCAGCATGCGTGTCAAACATCATCGGGCCAataataaagtttttaaaatatccttaaGCCGTTTGCTGCCCGCATCATTCCCCGGCAAGCAGGaaggggccgggggctgctctGGATTTGGATGAGGTGTGGGTACTCCaaccccagagctgcagcactggAGGGCTCCGGAGCCCCCCAGCTAAGGAAAACACGGGGTACCtggtggggtgtgtgtgtgggggggtaaATTTTATTGCtcataaattacttttttcataaaaaattcTTTCAGGTTACATCTTGCAGGTGCCACCAAGCCAGGAGGTGCAGCGAAGCCCCCGGGAGGACGGCAgcccctgctgtggggctggaagAGGACGACGTGGGGCTGGCGGCGAGGTGGAACCTGGGGCTGACCCCTGCCTGGCCACGAGCCCCCAGCCCTATCCTGTGGCCCTGcgccccagcagagccccttCCCCTTGCCCCCATCTGCCTGTGGCCTTCACCTCAACTggtgcccccccagctcctgtggGACCCCAAGAAGGCACGGCGAAGGCTGGCACCGCGtggctgcccccagctcccagctcatCTCCCCCCACCTGTGGCACAGGCACGGACAGgaggctctgcacagccccGGCACTGCATTTTTGGGGTGTTACTGGTTTGGACACACTTCGGGCCAAGGTGGTGGCAGCTTCCCACGCGCGTTGTGGCAGCCGCGGAGCTGGAGGTGAGCACCCCGGGGATGCGCAGCGCAGGAAGCAGGAGGGGGGCTCTGGTgcgcagggtgctgggggctgcggtgGTGCACAGCCTTGTAGAAGACACAGCACCGTGGCCAGGAGAGAACCGTGCCCGGGGGAGCAGACAGAAGCCGGCTGGTCCCAGGAGGATGCGCTCTGTGCCGGGGAACTGCCGCACATCAGAGGGGCACAGCAGCAACCGAGCCTAACTGGGAAGCAGCCCTAAAGTGGAACCCGCAGACAGCGGCCGAGGCATTCGGGGCTCTTTGCTACCTGGGCTAAACCTACCGTCAAAGCAACCACCGAGGGGGTCCTCTGAGCTCTAGCAATTAAAAAGTGCAAAAAGGCAACGAGAGCGGGAGGCAGGAGCGCAGAGGCACTGCCCCGCTGGTGCCAGCCGCAGGCacctggctgcaggcacagcgAAGATGCAAATCCTGCCTGGAAAACCCATTCCCATTTGGGCAGCACACCCCGGCCCCACAGCGGCTCCTGCGATGAggttggggatttggggggattcGGGGCAGGGTGCCCCCTCCTGCCGGCAGCTCTGCGCCGCCAGCGCCGTGCAGCGCGCTCGCTCGTGGGCGCGCACCCTAGCAGTAAGCTCAGCGAGTATACGTGTGGATATATCGGGCTCATGCAGCCTTGGAATAGAGGAAGGGAAACCAGCAAAGCGAGAGGGCTCGAGGGGCGAGCCTGGAGGGGAGCGCTCCTTCAAACACCAGCTTGCCCCGTGGCCTGGGCGCTGCATCCA is a genomic window of Anas acuta chromosome 18, bAnaAcu1.1, whole genome shotgun sequence containing:
- the AATK gene encoding serine/threonine-protein kinase LMTK1 isoform X2, which produces MGRLAAAAMSAAFLSPSLAFSSHFDPDGTPLSELSWSSSLAVVAVSFSGLFTFIFLMLACLCCKKGDIGFKEFENAEGDDYVTEFSAQGSPAPQHGPEVYILPLTEVSLPMAKQPGRSVQLLKSADLGRQSLLYLKEIGHGWFGKVFLGEVNSGISSTQVVVKELKASASVQDQMQFLEEAQPYRALQHTNLLQCLAQCAEVTPYLLVMEFCPLGDLKGYLRSCRGADTMAPDPLTLQRMACEVACGVLHLHRNNYIHSDLALRNCLLTADLTVKIGDYGLSHCKYKDDYFVTADQLWVPLRWIAPELIDEVHGNLLIVDQTKASNVWSLGVTIWELFELGSQPYDHYSDRQVLAYAIKEQQLKLPKPQLKLSLAERWYEVMQFCWLQPEQRPTAEEVHLLLSYLCAKGATEAEEEFEKRWNSMKPNSSASGSHHGAELSSFPLLEQFSADGFPSDGDDILTVMETSHGLNFEYKWEHTKTEHFQAPLGSLSPSSAARYHDLYYPAASAGRLSLGVSPSCYECKQPGCPGLPAPGVVPILGAHSPSLGSEYYIRIEGPAEGSAELDYAMCSYSPEGERGSPRPPSCWRPQGTRGGSTYDSDSSPTVSLSMEPLLGHAPAGEGSWECAEYYPYACPGQEQRGYEPSPGHGAERYLLEDEHNEPGGKDWPVPGFQHSIFGDPLGVSPSVNCAYSPRGYGQPPGQSATRPDCVALELGDDSPPGAPHPEGASPPAPQQPWASNSSSNNNIGGSPAAREPGDSWCYRRMITFRGLMAKPLGTVPRGQPQLGGSPPGLDFRRPRGQEQAPGMAGSSSPCRSPSPRSQAWQNRDSSASGCSQTVAMALAGGPGTPRGPGAAPAAVSGPQPCPQDAHPAEGTEVSSPARSPVPCAAAALGLGEAAPMAGTAAPNPGTPTEPGVDGAQPTAEAAEAPVPGEAAADSSTCPASDTDRTPDKTFSSASFPAGDEGSDEDTAELTSGVFTDFSGDYMERVDMAPAFKSLQKQVGTPDSLESLDIPSTASSCEVFSPTAFAPAGQPKALDSGYDTENNESPEFVLKEPHEPREPEAFGQLGKPPPGLPGAEGEVPAPETRLSASFSTELHGLSEKNPYRDSAYFSDYDTEAERGPKDDEDSDGSDSPEAEKEGSQPHAQDLAQAPGLGEDPLHPPGAPGSPPAAPSTAEASEAPDMGVSAGDWRGAEAGDAPAGPTAQEAGTDLRAMGPGTDGDTPGVCSVPPGSVPPKTFFLSPVPTSPEEPAPGRGTPEAEGIPGLGGDASGGEQTVSPTPGLGEAGLSPEGTGVGIAPGGDAPGGPSTPLSGGESPVRSPPGLSLLPCTREPRPATSERREEPEEEEEDTEDSDESDEELRCYNIQEQSEESEEEPAAVPIVVAESHSSRNLRSLLKMPSLLSEAFCEDLERKKKAVSFYDDVTIYLFDQESPTRELGEQSFPDAPEPSGQPPASGSPTSPTSPASPTDRLSASDDSSDGNASEESGGFEWDDDFPLMPVKPSLMSSLSGTPAEPDPSVPALLPAPKQVLPLQFSRFTVSPAPVSRFSITHVSDSDMDSIGGSSEDGDRE
- the AATK gene encoding serine/threonine-protein kinase LMTK1 isoform X5, with translation MLACLCCKKGDIGFKEFENAEGDDYVTEFSAQGSPAPQHGPEVYILPLTEVSLPMAKQPGRSVQLLKSADLGRQSLLYLKEIGHGWFGKVFLGEVNSGISSTQVVVKELKASASVQDQMQFLEEAQPYRALQHTNLLQCLAQCAEVTPYLLVMEFCPLGDLKGYLRSCRGADTMAPDPLTLQRMACEVACGVLHLHRNNYIHSDLALRNCLLTADLTVKIGDYGLSHCKYKTLHTWQDDYFVTADQLWVPLRWIAPELIDEVHGNLLIVDQTKASNVWSLGVTIWELFELGSQPYDHYSDRQVLAYAIKEQQLKLPKPQLKLSLAERWYEVMQFCWLQPEQRPTAEEVHLLLSYLCAKGATEAEEEFEKRWNSMKPNSSASGSHHGAELSSFPLLEQFSADGFPSDGDDILTVMETSHGLNFEYKWEHTKTEHFQAPLGSLSPSSAARYHDLYYPAASAGRLSLGVSPSCYECKQPGCPGLPAPGVVPILGAHSPSLGSEYYIRIEGPAEGSAELDYAMCSYSPEGERGSPRPPSCWRPQGTRGGSTYDSDSSPTVSLSMEPLLGHAPAGEGSWECAEYYPYACPGQEQRGYEPSPGHGAERYLLEDEHNEPGGKDWPVPGFQHSIFGDPLGVSPSVNCAYSPRGYGQPPGQSATRPDCVALELGDDSPPGAPHPEGASPPAPQQPWASNSSSNNNIGGSPAAREPGDSWCYRRMITFRGLMAKPLGTVPRGQPQLGGSPPGLDFRRPRGQEQAPGMAGSSSPCRSPSPRSQAWQNRDSSASGCSQTVAMALAGGPGTPRGPGAAPAAVSGPQPCPQDAHPAEGTEVSSPARSPVPCAAAALGLGEAAPMAGTAAPNPGTPTEPGVDGAQPTAEAAEAPVPGEAAADSSTCPASDTDRTPDKTFSSASFPAGDEGSDEDTAELTSGVFTDFSGDYMERVDMAPAFKSLQKQVGTPDSLESLDIPSTASSCEVFSPTAFAPAGQPKALDSGYDTENNESPEFVLKEPHEPREPEAFGQLGKPPPGLPGAEGEVPAPETRLSASFSTELHGLSEKNPYRDSAYFSDYDTEAERGPKDDEDSDGSDSPEAEKEGSQPHAQDLAQAPGLGEDPLHPPGAPGSPPAAPSTAEASEAPDMGVSAGDWRGAEAGDAPAGPTAQEAGTDLRAMGPGTDGDTPGVCSVPPGSVPPKTFFLSPVPTSPEEPAPGRGTPEAEGIPGLGGDASGGEQTVSPTPGLGEAGLSPEGTGVGIAPGGDAPGGPSTPLSGGESPVRSPPGLSLLPCTREPRPATSERREEPEEEEEDTEDSDESDEELRCYNIQEQSEESEEEPAAVPIVVAESHSSRNLRSLLKMPSLLSEAFCEDLERKKKAVSFYDDVTIYLFDQESPTRELGEQSFPDAPEPSGQPPASGSPTSPTSPASPTDRLSASDDSSDGNASEESGGFEWDDDFPLMPVKPSLMSSLSGTPAEPDPSVPALLPAPKQVLPLQFSRFTVSPAPVSRFSITHVSDSDMDSIGGSSEDGDRE